GTTGGATCCGGGACTTTGATTATAATTAGGACAAAATCTTTGTTAGCAAATCATCAAGTTAGAAGAAGCCTTCTCATTTACATCTAAAGATTGGCAATGTAGTCATGATTGCCTTTAAAAGAGGTGAAACAAAAATCACCCAAACTCAACTATCAAGTCTACATAAGAAAAATtacacaaataaccaaaaaaaagttGCAGTTTACTATTATATTAAAGCATTTTAAGTATAAGAATTGCCTGTGAAGCAAAAAACACAATAGATTTGGTCACTGGAACAATATTAAAGCTTTCTTTGAATAAGAATTTGGTCACTGGAACAATATTTCTCATTTCCCAGATCAGACAACTGTGACTTGCTTTTGGAACTATTTGTTTTTCCAGATAGTTAACTTGGTTCGCCCAGTGCATTCTCAACTAATCAACCATATGACAAACCTATCACCAGCAGATGGTGCAGGTTGTAAGTATTCATGAACTATAACACCACTTAACGGGATTCCATGCACAAAATCAATCACAAGAAGTTGGtacaaaatcaaacaaaaacatgACAATTTCTGTCACCAGTCAGCACCAAGATGCAATCAACAGTACAGTACCAATAACAAACACTGGGTATGAGACTTATTTTCCAATAATTAAATGCTACAATTTTTTGGAAAGGCGATGATCAAAAAATATGGAACTAGTGTTCCACAGCAGATGCCCTGCTCCCGTCAGAAAAACAATGCAGTTATGTTATCTATATATTTGTAATGTAACGATGATTTTTTAGATTTACCAGAAACAGCTCCAATGGAGAAAAAGAACTACCATGAGCGTATGAAACCATACTAATCTTATATATTGTCACTTGTGTAAAGCTCATTCTTTGAGTTTACTCGACTGTAGGATAAAGACCAAGAAGTGAACTGCGACCATTACCATTGGATTCTACATTGCCATAATAAGGTGACTGCAACTCTCCTGAATGGGATTTCCGCGACCTTTGGTTCTTTGGAGAAGCTGTATAATCAGCTGAACCACTACTTGACGTATAGAATGACGATGTTGGAAGACCATGAATCTTTGGAAGGCCAGTTGTGTCATTATTTGTCAAGCTGTAACCCCGCTCCACGGTTTCTGCTTCTAATGGTAGTTCATCCAACGTCTACAACAACAAAGATTAGGATATAAGAGATAAAGAATTGCTGAAATCATTTCAGCAATTGATACTATGATCAGTGCAGATCAAAAATCAAAGTAGAATTGGTAAAATGGACGGGGTAATCAGAACAGGATTAGGTCAAGACAGATGATCATCAATGGCAGGTCAATATGAACCAGGTTGTACCAACCCAGATCCCAATAATCCACTTTATTTAATTTCAGAAGTACTAATGTCATAAACCTTATGACATATGAGATTAAAGATGGCAAAACTTACCCGAAAAGCTTGCTGAAGAACACGTAGCATATCCCGGGTACGTCTTCGTTTCGTAGCAACTTCATCTGGTTCTTGTAACATTTGCTCAAACAGATCGTCTCTGTCCATATCACATGAACAAACACACGTGTCAGATATTGAACTAACAATTGTACTCTGTTGTAACCAATATTTACTAAATCTTTCTTACCTGTACAACTTCTTAATAAAGACATTGTGGAGTTCTCTCTTGGTATGGTTAACCTGATAATGGATCAAGAGAAATAGATTGTTAAGTGGACTATGTATATGCTGGAGCAATATAGCATAATAGAATCTTTTTGTACACAAGACATAAAATCCATCCTCTGGACTTTGCATGTCATGCCacaataaaataaactacattAATCACATTATGACTTCCTCAAAGAAATTTTGGATTGAAGATCTCCAAATTGATCATAAGTCCATTGTTACTATATTAAAAAGACATTATCCACATTGAACTTCTCTTGCCAATAAATAATTATCATGGTTGTAGATAAACTAATAGAACCGGTTTTTTGTGGACTATAACTTGTTAAGACCCCTATGCATGTAATACTATATAAACTTGCAAACAGCATAATATATTTCACTTTTCAAATATATAGTGTTATGGATTTCTAAAAAGCAAACAGGTATAAATGTAATGCTAACTTTCAAAGAGAAGAAACATCGCTTTTTTAAACAGCCCAAAATGAAAGGGTGGCATTGAACACCGGGGGGGTGGGGGGTACTTGCAAACAAGGATAGAAAGACCAAATTACCAGAAAGTGCATAATTGCCTTGGGCACAGAGTCCTCAATGTTCTTTCTGACAATGTCATAATATGACCTTAACAATAGCTTTGTAACATGGATCTCAATACTCTCCTGATCAGAATGAGTGTCTGAGGGCCTCAAAACTGTTGGCGGCTGcattgaaaaataaatagatattaGCAATATTATTCTAATGAGTAGTGTTCAACAATTTCTTATGTCATTGAACGGGCTATTTAATCACATACCTCCCTCAGATGGATCAGTGAAAACGAATGATCCATAGCCTGAACTGGATCACTAAACAGTTTGTTTGCAGGATTTTCCTTGGCAGAAATTCGATTATCATAACCACCAAAAAGTGATGAGATTCCCCAGCTTGTGCTTCCTAGAAATATATAGCCATCAAAAATGGGTAAAGCATTTAGAATGTAGACCCAAAAATACTATTCACCAAAGAACCCATTTTGACATGTAATATAagttacccattttgacccactACCCAACCTACCCACCATGTATCTTGATCTTTCCACCTGCAGCTTTAATACTAACAGAACTTCAAAAACCTAGAAATTCAAATAGCAATAGGGAAAGCTAAAAAAGGAAGTGGAACAGTGAAATCTGGCAATAGATAATACTCGATGTATTTCTTTACTGAATCAATAAGGGAAAATAAATTCCAAGCCTGTAATTGCTTTCCTAGGTTTTACAATGAAAGCTTACCGCTAGCTGACTTCTCAACCTCGGTGACTGCCCGTGACCCAGGTTGATTATGCTGTAATAAAATAGCGAAATAAGGTACTTGCTATtaaaaattaactaattaaccaTTTAAAAAACTCCCAAACACCCAAATTTTTCCAACATGGTCTCATAATACGAAAAGTTGAATAAAATGAACCATTAATCAAATGAACATCACAAAAAATGAACCTGTTCTGTAACAATCCCATTGATTGGCCGGGCAAGCATTGCTCGCGACTTAATACCTTTTTCAGATTGTGGAGCTTTTTCAGGCTCCAATCCATCCTgccaaataattaaattaatgttAATGAATGGTGCAAAGCTAAAGAATTTCCAACTAAAATCAGACAATAATAATTACCTTTTGCCTTGAAAGTGTTGTTGCAATCTTCGAAGATTTTACTTGCTGCATTGCAGTTTCTACTGCTTTACTCCCACCAATAAAATTTGGGTGTGAAGTGTTTATGTAGTCCATCTGTCAAAAACAACAATTGTACATCATCATAGCTTTCAAGCAGCTCAGCTAGTAATTATAGTTCTTTGTGAAAATATATTAACGAACATGTTGTATTTCACACATATTAGTTCACATGACTCTCTGTCCTCATAACATAAAGTCTTGTGCCAATAGTGATGATGATGGATGGGGAAAGTATACCTCCATTTCAACAATGTGGCCAATCATAGTCTCAGAAGGCTGAAGCCCGTCTCTTAAAAAATTCCCAATAACATCATCCATCCTCTTCCTGAGGACAGGAAACCTCTGCAGCTCATTGACCATACACCTATGGCTCATCTAAGACAGTAACAGATCAGTCATCACCCATTGCAACATGCCAACATGTCATCATTGAGATAAGATTTTTAAAAGACCTTTACCTTTATCAACTCATCATAGATAAACCTTGCACACTGAAGGCTTGGATCTAGCAACCGACCAATCTGTCTTCTGATAAGAACTTCAAATGGAACCTGCATACACATAAATCAAAATACTCGTATCAAGATTATAATCAAAATGTAAGCACTTCATGATAGAATTCACAAAAAAGTAAGTAATGCAGACAACAACGTAAGACCTACTTCAGGAACAAATAATGCAGATCTAGGGCCAGTTGCATTTTGTATGGCTGTTCGAATATCATCATCAGTCAGATCTTCGCAAGGATCTACCTCCTGCAGCAGTAACTCAATCAATGTCAGCAGTCAACGTAAGACGTGAAGAAATTATGGTACCAATTATTGGATTTCATTTacaatgaagaaaaagaaactaGTAAATAATGTGCCAAGCATTCCTACACAACTAAATAACTGCAAGCTGAGGGAGCTATACGCTTTCACGGGCGTTCAACTACCAAAAGTGCCAACGGGACATATAAATGTAGCAAAATCGCGGGTGGATTAACAGGTGAGTTTATATTGCAGGTTGATTAACACACTCTTGTCCactattttatctttataataaCTCGTGCAATTAATTATAATTGCAAATAATACACTGTTAGAAGATAATAAAGTCGGTTGGATGTATTAATGGGTCAAACAATTCGTCAAACCCATCACCCATTCCAACTGTCTGAGATAAAGCATAACCCAGATCAACCCTGTCATAACTATATGGTTTTTAATTGCAGCTTCTAGTGGATATACATCTTGGATGAAGTCAACTAAAGACACACCTCCAAACTCTTCACAAATATTGACTGGAAAATATAGTGTATTCTTGCTCCTCCCGACAACTCAGATGTTGACATCTCTTCATTCTTCCCCTCGATCATTGAAGAGAAGGCTGTTAATtcaaatcaacaaaaaaaaactctgTGATCCAGATCAGATACATATAAAAGGTAtgtattattagtttattatgaATAGACACTAAAAAAGCTGCATCACCTTCCGAATACTTAGAAAGAATATTCAGAAGAAGAGCTCCCATGCCAGCctataaattatttaaggtcAATGTTAGAAAGGCACAAACAATCTAAAAAATAGAAACCAATACCTTTATTCAAGATATATATGCcgtataaaagttaaaaagctGCAAAAATTAAATATAGGAGATAGGTCAAATTGTCAGAATACTTCTTTTGGATAACTTGTTTACCTTCGGCTAGAATAAAAGTTCCGTGAGTAAATTATATACCTTTGACTCTGTGATTTCCCCATAACTAGCATGTTCTTTAGCTACAGAAACTAATGCAGCACTGATACGTGACTTCAACCCGGGCAGCACTGTTTTGATATGTTGCACCAAAATCTGAGAAGACAAAAGTTAGTCGCATGTTTATTGTTCCACGATATAGTAAAAACTTTCCACCTTCCATTATACAGCTCTCTTACCTGGTTTAACTTTTTTGCCAGTTGCGGCACACCACAACGATCTGCTAGCTCATTATAAACCTACACATTATGGGAATTTGTTAAACCAGCTGGCAAATCATTTTAGATACATAGTCAGAGAGGAAAACGCCATACTGGACGACTGCGAAAGAATTTCTCCTCAGCAATTAGAGCATCTTTGATAGTCCGGTTGAACATTATGTCCTGATTTATAAACAAATGTGGCAATTGCAGTGAAATAATTAGAGCAGGCAAACAAagattgaaaacaaaaagttacCTATTGACTACGATTTACAGAGTtaaaagttggaaaacaaaaaggtTACCTCTTGACTACGATTTACAACACCAATAAAACCGAGTCGAAGGGGAATAACTTTCCCAAGCAAAAAATTCCGAGCATCTGTACCTCTGTCCATGATATCCAACTAAAGCCCCAAAAAAATACCACaagtcaaaataaaagaaaatactagataatgaaatagaaaatagaaaaataaaactataagaTCATGTAATAACACCTTTGTAATAACACCAATTGTGCGATAACCTGGCatcagaaattaaaaaaatacgcTATGAGATAGACTTATTCAACGAACGATTAATGTACTGAAGTGACCAACAAATGACATAAGCGCCTACCATCAGGATCTGCATTTCCAGCAATCTGGAGCGCATCTGAATTAGCAAGATCAGAATTTGCTGGTGTGACAGCTAAGATTAAACAGCTGGGAAGCTTAATGTATGACATTATCATTGTCCTGATACGAGCTTCAATGTCAGTTGGCTGATCACCAACGGGAACTTTTGTTATACCAGGTAAATCTACCAGGGTGATATCAAGTACATTAGGTGAAAAGATCTTTAAACGGATCTGCTTGTCAGAAACGCCCTTGTTTCCACCTGCTTCCCTATCTGTCTCGGCCTAGATTAACCAGTCAAGCAACTAAAAGGTCAGTGATCAAACTTTACTTTACTTGCAGCATATAGAAATTAtcattgttttatataattgataATATCCAAACTATCATAACTAAATTGCGTGAACAACAGCTAAAAGTCAAGCACGGAAGTGATTGATTTGTATAAATCAGATAATAAAAGAAACCACTATCATTTTGCCCTTTTTCTGTTTGGTTGGTTTTCAGTTTACGCTTTTAGCCTGTCCCGACTGCTTTAGAAACTAATAGTCATGGTTCTAGCTGTCTGATCATCATATCAGCTAGCACACAAAATACGTCTTCAAAAAAGATAGCCGAAACTCAATATAAAATATGGTACCAATATCATCAATCTTGGATATCAATTTGAATAAAATGTGGGTAAGCATGCATGATGCACCTAAAAAATGACTATAAATAGATAAGACCATTAGCAGTTGGAACTGTACTGTTACTGATTGACAAATGAAGAACTTAActaataataacttaataattatCTTTTGCATAATCATTCTGTAGACAATGGGTGATAAAGTTATGACGTCAATTAGATTACCTCACTGTAATGTATAAACACTAAAATTCCACCCACAACCTTATCTAATCCTTTCCTTTTTTCAACAAAAAGGTCAAGAATatgattgattttattttcttttcagatCTCTTCCTTTCTCACCTACgggaaaaaaaaaccttgagAACACacttaaacatttttttcatcTGATAACATAAGCTACTCACTATACTTTTTCATAAGCAGTTAAGTTAGATACAAAAACAACCGAAATGCATAGCAGTATAGGGTAAAACTCATCCATCTACTATGAATCACAAAACAATCTTTactataaatatagatattagaTGATCTACTGATCTGTTCCCTCTGTTCCCTCTTTGACATCTCTCACTGCCACCCTGAGAACACATTGTCATGTATTAACATAAAGCTACTCACTATACTTTTTCATAAGCAGTTACAATAGATACAAGAACAATCAAAATGCAAGGGTAAAACTCTTCCATCTACTATAATTCACAAAACACTctttattatagatatagacaaCCAACTGATTCATTCCCTCTTTGACATCTCTCACTGCCACCATTGTCATACATACATTCATACCTCCTTCAACCATATCTTTAAAAGGACAAAGTAAAAATTACCAGACAACAGAACAGAAGAAAGACAGCGACAATGAAACTTTAACCCATTGATCACAAGCCTCAAATGCATTGAATATGCCACTGAACCAAACTTTTATTCatgaaaaagatttttaaacttAGAAGATTACCCAAGATTGATTATTGAAGCAATGCTTGTGGTGAATCCTAATTTGATCTTGCATGATCACGCTTCTAGAACATACTTTAAAGTTAGTTTGCCACTTGTAACTCATCTCAAAGTTGCAAACCCAGCCACTCCAGATATTGTATATTACTTGTAAAAGAACTTGGTATTGATATTTATCCTTCAAATTGACTTGCCTAACTGACAGTGTATTATAGTTTACAACACCGTTTACTGTATATACCGAAACAATATCTcagaaaagtgaaaaacttaaaatcatTACTTTTCTCTTTGTTTTTCCTCTCAAGTTGCTGTCCAAGGAGGCATAAACAGAATGTGCATCTAAGAATACACCTGATACTTCTTagcaacaaaaagaaaagatctGGTCaagaataaattataaatttcacTAATACCGAAAGCGATTAACATGAGATATACCGAAAACAATCTCATCTCAATTTAATAACCGGGGGCACCTAACCAAATCAAAAGTATTCATATGACTACGTGCCAACAGAGATGTAAAACTTAATGACCAATTTAACCAATTCCATCACAACCTTGCACTACAAAGCATGCAACTGAAGACACTCAAAAAATATTGTTCCCATCTTTTTTTCCCGTGAAACAGCTTAAACATAATAGACAATAGATAATTAGCTTGAAAATTCAAACTGCTACAATTAACATCTATTAAGTAACTACCAGTTCAGACTTCCTTCTTTTCCTGGACACCGAATATGCACAATTCTGAATTCTGAAACCTCTTccaacacacaaacacacaaaaaaaaaaacatttgccACAAGTAATCTGATTCTCTGAAGTCTAAACCTAAGTGACTCTCATCTAATATCATTATAATCGTGTTACACCAAACTAATTCTAGACATAGTGataattttttcatataatcTATGTAAGGCAGATCCTAAAGGCTTAATACAACaactcaataaaaaaaaacaagtagcAGCTTATagcaataataaattaataatcacatTAATACAAATACAAGTTTAAAGCACAAGTGGAACGGCGTTAGTGTCAGTAGGTGCCTAAGTGAAGCGATTAAGCAATATAACGAATCTGTGCTTGTATATAAAACAGAATATACAACAGGTCTCACCAGTCATATCTCGAGTTCTCTAAACCTAACCAAATCGCATTCAACTTCATTTTATATTGTAACATCAAACTACTTCtaatttaagatttataatAAGTGACCTGTAATCTAACAAATGAACATCCTGAATGCTTAATACACAAATTCAATATCAACACAAGTATCAAcatataactataataattaCAATACAACGCAACAATATGTCGAAATAACGAAATCGGTATCGTAAAAAACAGATTAATTACCTGAATTTCGTTACGAATATCGTTGAAATTATAAAACCGCTTCCCAGGAACATGCAAAAACTCGCCATACTCTTCATCAGCACCATCCGGTTTCCGTTTCGTTTGCAAAAGCTGAAGCACAAGCGGCCTACGAGTACAGATATCCGATCCACGTGGCAAAAAGTCACGGCCGACGAGCGCTTCAAGGACACTAGACTTACCGCTACTCTGGCTACCAACAACAGCAACCTGAGGTAGCTCAATAGTCGATGAGCTACCTAGCTGAGCGAAAATATCTTGTAACTTATTAACGATCGGAATCACGTTGTGACCTAACGGCGCGGCGGCGGCGTTGGATGATGACGGTGACGGTgacggtggcggtggcggttgGTGGTGTTGTTGTGGTGTGGATGGAGCTAGTGGATCGTCTGCCATTGGATTTAAGAAACAGAAGGAAACCCTAGATAGAAAGTGGTTTGAGGGATTCAAATAGAAAAGGAGAGAGGAAATAATGGGGAGATGATTGTTGTGAAGAGAAAGGGGGGAAAGTGATGTTATTCGAGTTTTGGAAGGGTGGAGATTTTAGATGTTTTTTGAGATGTGTAGCGTGTACCAAAAATATCTCCCATGTGACTGGAATATTTgagttcattttttattttgttatctcCAGGGTTTTTGAACTAAAATAGGTTACATTTTTCGTTAATTTGTTGGAAAAAAAATCagattaatattgaaaaaaaaaacttgaaaactttagcattttaacaaaaaaataataattaatattgatggttattcatttatcattatatatatattttaaaaattatttatatgagGATAAAAAAAGAGATGAGAGTTTGAGATAGCTAAAGAAAGTAAACATTAAGTTTATGGTAAAAAAagcaataagaaaataaaaatacaaaaaatatgatgtcatatctttttaaaaattgtgcTAGCAAATGATGAGTGCTTGccatttcattctttttctaaaaataattttgttttattaatataagagattatTCATCTccttttgattaattaaaattttaaaattatcataatacttttcttttttattcaataatttaaatagttttacctatttatctataatacccttaataaaataaattaaaacatagaTCTTCCAACCCTTAAAAATCCATATTAACCCCTCttatatcaattaatttacattcaccgATACGCCACACATCGCCGTCACACTGCCGCCGTCGCCGCACCTTTATTGCTACCACCATAACCACCACATCGCGCGGACATTCTTCTAGTATTTATTATAGAAAAAGTAACACTAATgcttaaatattatttataatataaaatacatatcattttatttaaattttgaaatttcacaCCATCAAAACCCAATAAAATACTATAAAATAGTAATGAGATTTTATAAAATCATGACTTAGACTTTTTATTGTGAATTTAATTTCTCTTTGGAATTTTCAATTTCTCGTTGTGATATTTAGTTTATCGTTGCGATTTCAAATTTCCGtagttattttcaattttaggtttcaatttcaattatttttcagtttttataattttgttgctATGATCGAggcacacatatatgtattcgATAGTTCATAACAAtctataaaaagttttaaatgcattttattttgtaatatgtATGAAAGTAAAGATTATAATAGGCggttatatatgtattgtttgatttctttttttttttttttgaacatcattagatttaaaataaagaaaaaaaaatcaagcaaGGCATTAgagaaaaacaaagttaaaaaataacacAGAGTTAATATGTCACAAAGGCcttgaaaaaaattattacaaCGATTAGataaccataaaaaaaatagagaacAAAAATATCATCATTGTTGTCACACTTCGCTCGAAAACAGCTACCATTCCGATTTTTCTTACAGAGTCACCatcaaacaaaaattatatatgtattttagttatatagttAGATATctttatcaaaataattaaatcatatGATAAGTGAGCGGCAACCCTCTGGTCTCATATACGGTTTTGGTACCTTAAAATGCTTGATCCATTTAACTttacaattatatttttgttaattattcattcaaaatgataaattagtaattatatcactttttttttttcctgatcCTACCATATGTGGAAAGAAATATTGGAGATTGGTAACCACTAAATTTTGTTTTCCTAaccatttattgttttttaataaaaaaatatctttttaacgttcttaacttttaacttttaagtactAACTAAGTCATATCAAAAATAAACTCGAGAATTAATCAAGATTTACTAAAGTTAGACACCTTTTCAAGTTCTCTTCTTATTTATTAAATGGTGAGAGGTAGGGATGCGAATGAATGTGGTATCGCCTCGTATCGGTCAGGGTAACGACGGTACAGATCCTGAAATTGACCAAAAGTGAATACCAATTTCCGGTCCCATTTTAATTGGTGTCGGTAACAGTATTGTAACGGGACGGATTAGGatagtttattatatttaaatgttGATAGACATTTTGTATGTacaaattattttaagagaatAGTCTATCacatatttgataaaagaaactTAAATCTTTATCTTACTGGTGATAAATTTCCAACACTAAATGAATCATTTAAAGTTGTAAGATAATTATCACCAAATACACTAAGTTTGTCATATTTTATCGAGTAAACACACCAGTTAGTCGGGACTCATCGGAACTTTGCGTGATTCACGGGATTTTCCCGATATCAATACCGTTCAACACCGATCCCGCAAACTATCAAAAATGAGTACCGGTATCGGTCCAACTCGGAATTTGGTATCACTTCCCGCCACCGATACAAGATTGAGATTTGGGAATTTATGCCCATCCTTTGTGAGAGGAGTAAAATATTTGGTTATTATCATTTTGTTTGTTGATagacttttaattataatatattgtaaTTGAACGAGAACAAGTATCCCCGCGTTGCGCGGTAAGATGGTGAGGGTCATAGGTAGGTGATATGTTATAGGTCATAGGATGTGATATGTGATAGAATgtcatagtcaaatgtcttaactgtatgggctccgccctcggatttaaaaattcgtcgaaagtctATCGAATGAtaactctaatgaaagagcataaaattttaagaacacccataaaaattttataatttatcgatgtacggtttttgaaataaaattttttgaaagaattggaggaataaaatgatttatggagaagagaaaaagttgtaggcattgatgtatggtacatcatgcattatacattgttgaaattgaaaattgaaaccctatttgctttataacaTAGTATAGATTTATCGATgcacggtttttaagataaaagattttgaaagaattgaatgaataaaatgatttatggagaagagagaaagttgtaggcattgatgtatggtacatcatgcattatcatttgtacatt
The sequence above is drawn from the Erigeron canadensis isolate Cc75 chromosome 4, C_canadensis_v1, whole genome shotgun sequence genome and encodes:
- the LOC122595530 gene encoding dynamin-related protein 3A-like isoform X2; amino-acid sequence: MADDPLAPSTPQQHHQPPPPPSPSPSSSNAAAAPLGHNVIPIVNKLQDIFAQLGSSSTIELPQVAVVGSQSSGKSSVLEALVGRDFLPRGSDICTRRPLVLQLLQTKRKPDGADEEYGEFLHVPGKRFYNFNDIRNEIQAETDREAGGNKGVSDKQIRLKIFSPNVLDITLVDLPGITKVPVGDQPTDIEARIRTMIMSYIKLPSCLILAVTPANSDLANSDALQIAGNADPDGYRTIGVITKLDIMDRGTDARNFLLGKVIPLRLGFIGVVNRSQEDIMFNRTIKDALIAEEKFFRSRPVYNELADRCGVPQLAKKLNQILVQHIKTVLPGLKSRISAALVSVAKEHASYGEITESKAGMGALLLNILSKYSEAFSSMIEGKNEEMSTSELSGGARIHYIFQSIFVKSLEEVDPCEDLTDDDIRTAIQNATGPRSALFVPEVPFEVLIRRQIGRLLDPSLQCARFIYDELIKMSHRCMVNELQRFPVLRKRMDDVIGNFLRDGLQPSETMIGHIVEMEMDYINTSHPNFIGGSKAVETAMQQVKSSKIATTLSRQKDGLEPEKAPQSEKGIKSRAMLARPINGIVTEQHNQPGSRAVTEVEKSASGSTSWGISSLFGGYDNRISAKENPANKLFSDPVQAMDHSFSLIHLREPPTVLRPSDTHSDQESIEIHVTKLLLRSYYDIVRKNIEDSVPKAIMHFLVNHTKRELHNVFIKKLYRDDLFEQMLQEPDEVATKRRRTRDMLRVLQQAFRTLDELPLEAETVERGYSLTNNDTTGLPKIHGLPTSSFYTSSSGSADYTASPKNQRSRKSHSGELQSPYYGNVESNGLSYG
- the LOC122595530 gene encoding dynamin-related protein 3A-like isoform X1, producing the protein MADDPLAPSTPQQHHQPPPPPSPSPSSSNAAAAPLGHNVIPIVNKLQDIFAQLGSSSTIELPQVAVVGSQSSGKSSVLEALVGRDFLPRGSDICTRRPLVLQLLQTKRKPDGADEEYGEFLHVPGKRFYNFNDIRNEIQAETDREAGGNKGVSDKQIRLKIFSPNVLDITLVDLPGITKVPVGDQPTDIEARIRTMIMSYIKLPSCLILAVTPANSDLANSDALQIAGNADPDGYRTIGVITKLDIMDRGTDARNFLLGKVIPLRLGFIGVVNRSQEDIMFNRTIKDALIAEEKFFRSRPVYNELADRCGVPQLAKKLNQILVQHIKTVLPGLKSRISAALVSVAKEHASYGEITESKAGMGALLLNILSKYSEAFSSMIEGKNEEMSTSELSGGARIHYIFQSIFVKSLEEVDPCEDLTDDDIRTAIQNATGPRSALFVPEVPFEVLIRRQIGRLLDPSLQCARFIYDELIKMSHRCMVNELQRFPVLRKRMDDVIGNFLRDGLQPSETMIGHIVEMEMDYINTSHPNFIGGSKAVETAMQQVKSSKIATTLSRQKDGLEPEKAPQSEKGIKSRAMLARPINGIVTEQHNQPGSRAVTEVEKSASGSTSWGISSLFGGYDNRISAKENPANKLFSDPVQAMDHSFSLIHLREPPTVLRPSDTHSDQESIEIHVTKLLLRSYYDIVRKNIEDSVPKAIMHFLVNHTKRELHNVFIKKLYRDDLFEQMLQEPDEVATKRRRTRDMLRVLQQAFRTLDELPLEAETVERGYSLTNNDTTGLPKIHGLPTSSFYTSSSGSADYTASPKNQRSRKSHSGELQSPYYGNVESNGNGRSSLLGLYPTVE